From one Planococcus citri chromosome 3, ihPlaCitr1.1, whole genome shotgun sequence genomic stretch:
- the Nup154 gene encoding nuclear pore complex protein Nup155 isoform X2: MKMVVPTYRDGYSHRPVYTNEMDSSVNAVDSKQKFSEDMEQAVKNIEQFITVDNSFPELADRLKIRPGTASKSGLYEQEYPGSTGPFAYVTQLKSISKVPIPNEIMEHFSRIHCHSMMGTFAEIRRAWLVVDSDLFLWDFEYGSDVAYFDGVSEIIISVGLVKPKPGVFQDFVHYLLILTTPSNIVVLGVTFSKPNDSFTASEEMHITQEVVYTLPTDGVVFSTIVGTTNGRIFMGAKDGCLYEFLYQKEISWWGKRCRKVNHSSSTLSVLIPSFLNVFNEIDALVQISVDDSRHVLYTLSAKGSIEMYDLGENGQSMSKIASYNHNTILNYVVRIMEESCLFGPVISISAIEVYDSVHIALVAVMESGTRIYFSCTGGHRPASLHIAHVRMPPGYTGSTPAQRPTKVRTALCSRGTCLLINSNEGCQDKLWCLSSDLTPFSPLLSETLSIAALDGPVWSLERCNYNALLTSTIPEPPVLVTQHYELATKYACLTDKGSEIFQKLRPVDVVREILEEGHDPGSEAVRCFFQTLSEDEICATLLLLACQKTGNEQISDIATRGFFLYGGEPKIVNAAVQISSPSSPFHQTLPAGFNPSSVSTPIGQRGSTSPVTIDHQPTMQFSHKHNGLYLYLCRTMRPVWYARVIHSLKCDNKIQWIIPSILIDRAVLVCSHLLALASFLDINPNVTAVPALPVMPRGMANDSIMGTPNNRRLLQELYVQEKKSLLALKSFVSRASEVLNLWKMLFDHQFNLVAATLSPEELTYLSSVTFGDLILSGSEMCNTLISKLLNLYLDDNSSVDAISTKLRDVCPTLFLIEDAACAKAIEMIMFSRAKADLDEKQKLLEDSLKMLKEVAPKINLSAICSQYQDVGFFVGIYELCQLTAKKLDPKDLALHYYRNGGLAFTPEQIAYTQRMSCYKELTSALEYLYHKQSAGRGDNTTPPIISSFSNASAVIQQDQMRFQEFLDLCLSSKDELLHCAIYEWMMNKKLHGELVSFGHPSLEFFLQQSHTSQQFASHDVKEILWMFFEKQGNHNAAANILFNLAKETNDNITLEQRIHYLSHSLVCMKSNKSGAAPLIGVLFQEVEDNLQVAQIQLKIQKILSNSVTRKPGADAAVRTLNSKLFNLTELYENYADPFDLWECKLEIIDCSNTPAQNNDVVHEIWENIIAEEIQKCVSSNPNDKMASVTRKIKSILLSVRQQSPVFTIEFLIFHLELVSCRLGASKNHVHAVMNELGIPIQKITDVYEELYVVNSSRWEENGDEYHIIAAIGSFADSVVRSTNITQTQKKQTALKLNDLITHCLNMLYSRQTNSRLAELIRWLKVVQDKLNRI, encoded by the exons GATGATGGGCACTTTCGCTGAAATCCGTCGTGCTTGGTTGGTCGTAGATAGTGATCTATTTTTATGGGATTTCGAATATGG CTCCGATGTTGCGTATTTTGACGGAGTTTCAGAGATTATTATTTCAGTCGGATTAGTCAAACCGAAACCGGgtgtttttcaagattttgtccactatttattgattttaacTACGCCGTCGAATATCGTAGTCTTAGGAGTCACTTTCAGCAAACCAAATGATA GTTTCACTGCTTCTGAAGAAATGCACATTACCCAAGAAGTTGTTTACACTTTGCCAACTGACGGTGTTGTTTTTTCCACTATCGTTGGTACAACCAATGGAAGAATTTTCATGGGAGCTAAGGATGGTTGCTTGTATGAATTTCTCTATCAA AAAGAAATCAGTTGGTGGGGTAAACGCTGCAGAAAAGTGAATCATTCCAGTAGCACGTTATCTGTGCTGATACCatcatttttgaacgttttcaacGAAATTGACGCATTGGTTCAGATCTCCGTTGACGATAGTCGTCACGTTTTGTATACTTTGTCTGCCAAAGGCTCCATCGAAATGTACGATTTGGGTGAAAATGGTCAATCCATGTCGAAAATCGCATCCTATAATCATAATACTATTTTAAATTACGTCGTTAG AATAATGGAAGAAAGCTGTTTATTCGGTCCTGTAATTAGTATCAGTGCTATCGAAGTTTACGATTCTGTGCATATCGCTCTAGTAGCTGTTATGGAGTCTGGTACTCGAATTTATTTCTCATGTACAGGCGGTCATAGGCCGGCATCTTTGCATATAGCTCACGTTAGGATGCCACCTGGGTATACAGGAAGTACTCCAGCTCAAAGACCGACTAAAGTTAGGACCGCTTTGTGTAGCAGAg GCACTTGTTTGTTAATCAACTCGAACGAAGGATGTCAGGATAAATTATGGTGTTTGAGCTCCGATTTAACTCCATTCAGTCCTCTTCTCAGCGAAACGTTATCAATTGCTGCGTTAGATGGACCAGTTTGGTCTTTGGAAAGGTGTAATTATAACGCATTACTTACCTCGACCATCCCCGAACCACCTGTATTAGTGACTCAGCATTACGAATTGGCTACAAAATACGCTTGTTTAACCGATAAA GGATCAGAAATATTCCAAAAACTCAGACCCGTCGACGTAGTCAGAGAAATACTCGAAGAAGGTCACGATCCAGGTAGCGAAGCTGTACGTTGCTTTTTCCAGACTCTAAGCGAAGATGAAATCTGCGCCACTTTATTATTACTCGCATGCCAGAAAACTGGCAACGAACAA ATATCGGATATAGCCACTAGAGGATTCTTCTTATACGGCGGAGAACCTAAAATCGTCAATGCTGCTGTTCAGATTTCATCTCCATCGTCACCTTTCCACCAAACCCTACCTGCAG GTTTTAATCCGAGCTCTGTTTCGACGCCAATTGGTCAACGAGGCAGTACATCTCCGGTCACAATTGATCATCAACCTACGATGCAGTTTTCTCACAAACACAACGgattgtatttgtatttatgTAGAACTATGAGACCTGTATGGTACGCTAGGGTTATACATAGTTTGAAATGCGATAATAAAATACAatgg aTAATACCTTCGATATTGATCGATCGAGCTGTGCTCGTTTGCAGTCATTTATTGGCATTGGCTTCGTTTCTCGATATTAATCCAAATGTTACCGCTGTACCAGCATT ACCTGTAATGCCAAGGGGAATGGCTAACGATAGTATTATGGGTACGCCGAATAACCGAAGGTTGTTACAAGAGCTCTATGTACAAGAAAAGAAATCTTTGCTCGCTTTGAAGTCGTTTGTCAGTCGTGCCAGCGAAGTGCTAAATTTATGGAAAATGTTGTTCGATCATCAGTTTAATTTGGTGGCTGCTACATTATCTCCG GAAGAGCTGACCTATTTATCCAGTGTCACTTTTGGCGATCTTATCCTATCTGGATCCGAAATGTGCAACACTTTGATCAgtaaattgttaaattt atatttAGACGATAATTCATCGGTTGATGCCATCAGTACGAAACTTAGAGATGTATGCCCAACACTTTTCTTGATTGAAGATGCAGCATGTGCGAAG gccATTGAAATGATCATGTTTTCTCGAGCTAAAGCAGATTTGGATGAGAAACAAAAACTTCTAGAAGACTCCTTAAAG ATGCTCAAAGAAGTCGCTCCGAAAATTAATCTATCAGCCATTTGCTCTCAATACCAAGATGTCGGTTTCTTTGTCGGTATTTACGAATTGTGTCAATTGACAGCGAAAAAACTAGATCCCAAGGATTTAGCTCTGCATTATTATCGTAACGGAGGACTTGCTTTTACTCCCGAACAAATAGCCTACACTCAAag AATGAGTTGCTATAAAGAACTGACCTCTGCTTTGGAGTATCTTTATCATAAGCAATCTGCTGGCAGAGGTGATAATACAACACCGCCGATTATTTCATCCTTCTCTAATGCTTCAGCTGTGATCCAACAAGATCAAATGAGA TTCCAGGAATTCCTTGATTTATGTCTTTCGAGTAAAGATGAACTACTGCACTGTGCAATCTACGAATGgatgatgaataaaaaactGCACGGTGAATTGGTCTCATTCGGACATccatctttggaatttttcttgCAGCAGTCCCATACTTCGCAGCAATTCGCCTCGCACGATGTTAAAGAAATATTAtggatgttttttgaaaaacaaggCAATCATAACGCAGCTGCtaatattttgttcaatttggcCAAAGAAACAAA CGATAATATCACTTTGGAGCAGAGAATTCATTATTTGAGCCATTCGTTGGTTTGTATGAAGTCGAATAAATCCGGAGCTGCACCTCTGATCGGAGTTCTATTCCAAGAAGTCGAAGATAATTTACAAGTCGCTCAAATACAGCtcaaa attcaaaaaatattatcgaaTTCAGTAACTAGAAAACCTGGCGCTGATGCTGCTGTTCGTACATTGAACTCGAAACTATTCAATCTTACCGAA CTTTACGAAAACTACGCTGATCCTTTCGATTTATGGGAATGTAAATTGGAAATCATCGATTGCTCGAATACTCCAGCTCAGAATAACGATGTTGTGCACGAAATTTGGGAAAACATCATCGCCGAAG aaattcaaaaatgtgtatCATCCAATCCTAACGATAAGATGGCCTCGGTTacgagaaaaatcaaatcaattttgttATCAGTCAGACAACAGTCTCCTGTATTTACCATAG aatttctcattttccaCTTGGAACTCGTAAGTTGCCGATTGGGAGCTAGTAAAAATCACGTTCACGCTGTCATGAACGAATTAGGTATTCCTATTCAGAAAATAACCGACGTTTACGAAGA ATTGTACGTTGTAAATAGTTCGCGTTGGGAAGAGAATGGAGACGAGTACCATATCATCGCAGCCATTGGCAGTTTCGCCGACAGCGTTGTTCGTAGTACGAATATTACTCAAACTCAAAA GAAACAAACGGCGCTCAAATTAAACGATTTGATAACCCATTGCTTAAACATGCTGTACAGTCGACAAACCAACAGCAGACTAGCTGAGCTCATCAGATGGCTGAAAGTAGTACAAGATAAACTGAATAGAATTTAA
- the Nup154 gene encoding nuclear pore complex protein Nup155 isoform X1, which translates to MKMVVPTYRDGYSHRPVYTNEMDSSVNAVDSKQKFSEDMEQAVKNIEQFITVDNSFPELADRLKIRPGTASKSGLYEQEYPGSTGPFAYVTQLKSISKVPIPNEIMEHFSRIHCHSMMGTFAEIRRAWLVVDSDLFLWDFEYGSDVAYFDGVSEIIISVGLVKPKPGVFQDFVHYLLILTTPSNIVVLGVTFSKPNDSFTASEEMHITQEVVYTLPTDGVVFSTIVGTTNGRIFMGAKDGCLYEFLYQKEISWWGKRCRKVNHSSSTLSVLIPSFLNVFNEIDALVQISVDDSRHVLYTLSAKGSIEMYDLGENGQSMSKIASYNHNTILNYVVRIMEESCLFGPVISISAIEVYDSVHIALVAVMESGTRIYFSCTGGHRPASLHIAHVRMPPGYTGSTPAQRPTKVRTALCSRGTCLLINSNEGCQDKLWCLSSDLTPFSPLLSETLSIAALDGPVWSLERCNYNALLTSTIPEPPVLVTQHYELATKYACLTDKGSEIFQKLRPVDVVREILEEGHDPGSEAVRCFFQTLSEDEICATLLLLACQKTGNEQISDIATRGFFLYGGEPKIVNAAVQISSPSSPFHQTLPAVSGFNPSSVSTPIGQRGSTSPVTIDHQPTMQFSHKHNGLYLYLCRTMRPVWYARVIHSLKCDNKIQWIIPSILIDRAVLVCSHLLALASFLDINPNVTAVPALPVMPRGMANDSIMGTPNNRRLLQELYVQEKKSLLALKSFVSRASEVLNLWKMLFDHQFNLVAATLSPEELTYLSSVTFGDLILSGSEMCNTLISKLLNLYLDDNSSVDAISTKLRDVCPTLFLIEDAACAKAIEMIMFSRAKADLDEKQKLLEDSLKMLKEVAPKINLSAICSQYQDVGFFVGIYELCQLTAKKLDPKDLALHYYRNGGLAFTPEQIAYTQRMSCYKELTSALEYLYHKQSAGRGDNTTPPIISSFSNASAVIQQDQMRFQEFLDLCLSSKDELLHCAIYEWMMNKKLHGELVSFGHPSLEFFLQQSHTSQQFASHDVKEILWMFFEKQGNHNAAANILFNLAKETNDNITLEQRIHYLSHSLVCMKSNKSGAAPLIGVLFQEVEDNLQVAQIQLKIQKILSNSVTRKPGADAAVRTLNSKLFNLTELYENYADPFDLWECKLEIIDCSNTPAQNNDVVHEIWENIIAEEIQKCVSSNPNDKMASVTRKIKSILLSVRQQSPVFTIEFLIFHLELVSCRLGASKNHVHAVMNELGIPIQKITDVYEELYVVNSSRWEENGDEYHIIAAIGSFADSVVRSTNITQTQKKQTALKLNDLITHCLNMLYSRQTNSRLAELIRWLKVVQDKLNRI; encoded by the exons GATGATGGGCACTTTCGCTGAAATCCGTCGTGCTTGGTTGGTCGTAGATAGTGATCTATTTTTATGGGATTTCGAATATGG CTCCGATGTTGCGTATTTTGACGGAGTTTCAGAGATTATTATTTCAGTCGGATTAGTCAAACCGAAACCGGgtgtttttcaagattttgtccactatttattgattttaacTACGCCGTCGAATATCGTAGTCTTAGGAGTCACTTTCAGCAAACCAAATGATA GTTTCACTGCTTCTGAAGAAATGCACATTACCCAAGAAGTTGTTTACACTTTGCCAACTGACGGTGTTGTTTTTTCCACTATCGTTGGTACAACCAATGGAAGAATTTTCATGGGAGCTAAGGATGGTTGCTTGTATGAATTTCTCTATCAA AAAGAAATCAGTTGGTGGGGTAAACGCTGCAGAAAAGTGAATCATTCCAGTAGCACGTTATCTGTGCTGATACCatcatttttgaacgttttcaacGAAATTGACGCATTGGTTCAGATCTCCGTTGACGATAGTCGTCACGTTTTGTATACTTTGTCTGCCAAAGGCTCCATCGAAATGTACGATTTGGGTGAAAATGGTCAATCCATGTCGAAAATCGCATCCTATAATCATAATACTATTTTAAATTACGTCGTTAG AATAATGGAAGAAAGCTGTTTATTCGGTCCTGTAATTAGTATCAGTGCTATCGAAGTTTACGATTCTGTGCATATCGCTCTAGTAGCTGTTATGGAGTCTGGTACTCGAATTTATTTCTCATGTACAGGCGGTCATAGGCCGGCATCTTTGCATATAGCTCACGTTAGGATGCCACCTGGGTATACAGGAAGTACTCCAGCTCAAAGACCGACTAAAGTTAGGACCGCTTTGTGTAGCAGAg GCACTTGTTTGTTAATCAACTCGAACGAAGGATGTCAGGATAAATTATGGTGTTTGAGCTCCGATTTAACTCCATTCAGTCCTCTTCTCAGCGAAACGTTATCAATTGCTGCGTTAGATGGACCAGTTTGGTCTTTGGAAAGGTGTAATTATAACGCATTACTTACCTCGACCATCCCCGAACCACCTGTATTAGTGACTCAGCATTACGAATTGGCTACAAAATACGCTTGTTTAACCGATAAA GGATCAGAAATATTCCAAAAACTCAGACCCGTCGACGTAGTCAGAGAAATACTCGAAGAAGGTCACGATCCAGGTAGCGAAGCTGTACGTTGCTTTTTCCAGACTCTAAGCGAAGATGAAATCTGCGCCACTTTATTATTACTCGCATGCCAGAAAACTGGCAACGAACAA ATATCGGATATAGCCACTAGAGGATTCTTCTTATACGGCGGAGAACCTAAAATCGTCAATGCTGCTGTTCAGATTTCATCTCCATCGTCACCTTTCCACCAAACCCTACCTGCAG TTTCAGGTTTTAATCCGAGCTCTGTTTCGACGCCAATTGGTCAACGAGGCAGTACATCTCCGGTCACAATTGATCATCAACCTACGATGCAGTTTTCTCACAAACACAACGgattgtatttgtatttatgTAGAACTATGAGACCTGTATGGTACGCTAGGGTTATACATAGTTTGAAATGCGATAATAAAATACAatgg aTAATACCTTCGATATTGATCGATCGAGCTGTGCTCGTTTGCAGTCATTTATTGGCATTGGCTTCGTTTCTCGATATTAATCCAAATGTTACCGCTGTACCAGCATT ACCTGTAATGCCAAGGGGAATGGCTAACGATAGTATTATGGGTACGCCGAATAACCGAAGGTTGTTACAAGAGCTCTATGTACAAGAAAAGAAATCTTTGCTCGCTTTGAAGTCGTTTGTCAGTCGTGCCAGCGAAGTGCTAAATTTATGGAAAATGTTGTTCGATCATCAGTTTAATTTGGTGGCTGCTACATTATCTCCG GAAGAGCTGACCTATTTATCCAGTGTCACTTTTGGCGATCTTATCCTATCTGGATCCGAAATGTGCAACACTTTGATCAgtaaattgttaaattt atatttAGACGATAATTCATCGGTTGATGCCATCAGTACGAAACTTAGAGATGTATGCCCAACACTTTTCTTGATTGAAGATGCAGCATGTGCGAAG gccATTGAAATGATCATGTTTTCTCGAGCTAAAGCAGATTTGGATGAGAAACAAAAACTTCTAGAAGACTCCTTAAAG ATGCTCAAAGAAGTCGCTCCGAAAATTAATCTATCAGCCATTTGCTCTCAATACCAAGATGTCGGTTTCTTTGTCGGTATTTACGAATTGTGTCAATTGACAGCGAAAAAACTAGATCCCAAGGATTTAGCTCTGCATTATTATCGTAACGGAGGACTTGCTTTTACTCCCGAACAAATAGCCTACACTCAAag AATGAGTTGCTATAAAGAACTGACCTCTGCTTTGGAGTATCTTTATCATAAGCAATCTGCTGGCAGAGGTGATAATACAACACCGCCGATTATTTCATCCTTCTCTAATGCTTCAGCTGTGATCCAACAAGATCAAATGAGA TTCCAGGAATTCCTTGATTTATGTCTTTCGAGTAAAGATGAACTACTGCACTGTGCAATCTACGAATGgatgatgaataaaaaactGCACGGTGAATTGGTCTCATTCGGACATccatctttggaatttttcttgCAGCAGTCCCATACTTCGCAGCAATTCGCCTCGCACGATGTTAAAGAAATATTAtggatgttttttgaaaaacaaggCAATCATAACGCAGCTGCtaatattttgttcaatttggcCAAAGAAACAAA CGATAATATCACTTTGGAGCAGAGAATTCATTATTTGAGCCATTCGTTGGTTTGTATGAAGTCGAATAAATCCGGAGCTGCACCTCTGATCGGAGTTCTATTCCAAGAAGTCGAAGATAATTTACAAGTCGCTCAAATACAGCtcaaa attcaaaaaatattatcgaaTTCAGTAACTAGAAAACCTGGCGCTGATGCTGCTGTTCGTACATTGAACTCGAAACTATTCAATCTTACCGAA CTTTACGAAAACTACGCTGATCCTTTCGATTTATGGGAATGTAAATTGGAAATCATCGATTGCTCGAATACTCCAGCTCAGAATAACGATGTTGTGCACGAAATTTGGGAAAACATCATCGCCGAAG aaattcaaaaatgtgtatCATCCAATCCTAACGATAAGATGGCCTCGGTTacgagaaaaatcaaatcaattttgttATCAGTCAGACAACAGTCTCCTGTATTTACCATAG aatttctcattttccaCTTGGAACTCGTAAGTTGCCGATTGGGAGCTAGTAAAAATCACGTTCACGCTGTCATGAACGAATTAGGTATTCCTATTCAGAAAATAACCGACGTTTACGAAGA ATTGTACGTTGTAAATAGTTCGCGTTGGGAAGAGAATGGAGACGAGTACCATATCATCGCAGCCATTGGCAGTTTCGCCGACAGCGTTGTTCGTAGTACGAATATTACTCAAACTCAAAA GAAACAAACGGCGCTCAAATTAAACGATTTGATAACCCATTGCTTAAACATGCTGTACAGTCGACAAACCAACAGCAGACTAGCTGAGCTCATCAGATGGCTGAAAGTAGTACAAGATAAACTGAATAGAATTTAA